The region AGACGAACACACTGTATGATCTATTGGACATAAGAAAAAGCAACCTCTCGCTTTCATCAATTTTACAAGATAGAATATCATATTTATTTACAACTACTTAGCCAAATAAAAATATTTAAAACAAGTTTATTCGCGAAGAACAATTTAATTTGGCACGAGTTTGTACATCAAGAATACAAAACAACCATACAACCCTTATTTTCTATTCATCTTTGAAAACATTAAACAGGAGGATAAAAAAATGAAGAACCTCAGAAACATACTCACTGCTTTGGTAATTGCCACAATGGCCCTCACCAGTATGGTGGGTTGTAATGCGAGCAAAACGGCAAAAGGAGCCGGAATCGGTGCCGCAGCTGGCGCAGCAATTGGTGGGCTATTGGGCAACCGCTCTGGTGAAACCGGAAAAGGTGCAGCCATTGGTGGCGCGATTGGTGCTGCGGTGGGTGCTATTATCGGCGACCAAATGGATCGTCAGGCAGCAGAACTAAAACAACAACTGCCAGATGCCGAAGTCGTTCGGGATGGCGAAGGCATTAAAGTTGTATTTAACTCGGCTATCCTGTTCGGTTTCGATTCCGACAAACTACAGGCCAATGCCCAACCCGATCTGAAAGACCTTGCTAACTCGATGAAAACCTATCCAGGGACAGCACTCGAAATCATCGGCCATACCGATAGTGTGGGTTCAGATTCCTACAATCAGAAGCTCTCTGAACGCCGAGCTTCCTCCGTTGCAAACTTCTTAAAGTCTCAAGGGGTTGAGAATACGCGCCTTATGACAAGAGGACTGGGTGAAACGCAACCTGTGGCAGACAACACTTCCGAGGCTGGACGCCAACAAAACCGCCGCGTAGAGATTAAAATCAACATTACAGAAGAATATCGCCGTCAGTTGGAGCAACAACAAGCCCAATCTGGATCCAACGGATAATCTGTTGCACCTGTTCTATAGGAAAAGCCGCTTCGTAAACTACGAAACGGCTTTTTTGTTGTATCTCACCTTGGCCTTTTTCGTGTTCCGACCACCTATTGATAACACCACCTGTTGATAACAACTTTATTTCTTTGCTGTTGCCAAAATTTGTTGCAGGTCCGTGTGGGAGACGGTCAAAATACCGCTCGGCACAATGCGCTTCGTCATAGCAACCCAGTTTGGTTCTTTGCTAAACACATTTTTGAATAAAGGCAAAGCCTGCTGCAAGCGTCCTGTATTGGCCAATGAAACCGCCGTCCAGAATTTCATTTCCACGTTATCGGGAAACGCCTGCATGGCTGCGCCATATTCCCTCAATGCACCTTCCACATCTCCGTGCTCCACCGCAAGGTCACCATTGTTCATCCGTTCATACGCACGAAAAACCGTTAAAAGTCTGCGCATTTCCGAAATGGCCTGTGGATGATCCTCCACCCGAAGATCCACTGTTTTGTCTTTCCAAACCTCGCCCGTAGCCTTTTGT is a window of Bacteroidetes Order II. bacterium DNA encoding:
- a CDS encoding OmpA family protein; the protein is MKNLRNILTALVIATMALTSMVGCNASKTAKGAGIGAAAGAAIGGLLGNRSGETGKGAAIGGAIGAAVGAIIGDQMDRQAAELKQQLPDAEVVRDGEGIKVVFNSAILFGFDSDKLQANAQPDLKDLANSMKTYPGTALEIIGHTDSVGSDSYNQKLSERRASSVANFLKSQGVENTRLMTRGLGETQPVADNTSEAGRQQNRRVEIKINITEEYRRQLEQQQAQSGSNG